One window of Halichondria panicea chromosome 7, odHalPani1.1, whole genome shotgun sequence genomic DNA carries:
- the LOC135338433 gene encoding uncharacterized protein K02A2.6-like, whose amino-acid sequence MAKYEYLAQHVSGKFLYAADALSRAPNPDCTDDTDLELEVEAYLNSDLFPSLPATPPKLMEYVQAQIDDPTCAKVREYCETQWPSRNSIDSSLKPYWKVKASLTLVKQLLLYNNRIVVPLKLRKETLENIHEGHQGIERSRLRAQCSVWWPCVTAEVKQYVENCRECAKECKPKREPLISTPLPDYPWQMVGTDLFELKGQQYLVVVDYYSRYPECIKLSRTTSAHIITVLKAIFARHGIPETVRSDNGPQFSSHEFTQFAQTYGFKHTTSSPHYPQSNGAYGSNRKTHPKEIGRSSLSNFVLSSDTNAVVWTIPL is encoded by the coding sequence ATGGCCAAGTATGAGTATTTAGCTCAACACGTTTCTGGAAAGTTTCTTTATGCAGCGGATGCCCTCTCAAGAGCACCAAACCCAGACTGCACAGACGACACAGATCTCGAGTTGGAAGTCGAAGCATATCTGAATTCGGATTTATTTCCTTCCCTTCCTGCTACTCCACCAAAGTTGATGGAGTATGTCCAAGCACAAATAGATGATCCTACCTGTGCTAAAGTCAGAGAATATTGTGAGACGCAATGGCCAAGCAGAAACAGTATCGATAGTTCGCTCAAACCCTACTGGAAAGTCAAAGCTTCATTGACATTGGTCAAACAGTtactattgtataataatCGCATCGTGGTGCCGTTAAAGCTAAGAAAAGAAACACTCGAAAATATACATGAAGGACATCAAGGAATTGAAAGAAGTCGACTTCGAGCCCAATGTTCTGTATGGTGGCCTTGTGTGACGGCAGAAGTCAAACAATATGTCGAAAATTGCCGAGAATGTGCAAAGGAATGCAAACCCAAAAGGGAACCATTGATTTCTACACCTCTACCAGATTACCCGTGGCAAATGGTAGGAACCGACTTATTCGAGCTGAAAGGTCAGCAGTATTTGGTAGTAGTCGACTACTATTCTCGCTATCCCGAGTGTATTAAGTTGTCTCGAACTACCTCTGCTCATATCATAACGGTTCTAAAAGCAATATTTGCTAGACACGGAATTCCTGAAACGGTACGCAGCGACAATGGTCCTCAATTCTCCTCGCATGAGTTTACACAATTTGCTCAAACGTATGGGTTTAAACACACAACGAGTAGTCCCCACTACCCACAGAGCAATGGAGCGTATGGTTCAAACCGTAAAACGCATCCTAAAGAAATCGGAAGATCCTCACTTAGCAATTTTGTCCTATCGAGCGACACCAATGCCGTGGTGTGGACTATCCCCCTCTGA
- the LOC135338434 gene encoding NADH-quinone oxidoreductase subunit B 1-like, translating to MASRALWRRSSTALLCQRISSPVLSCVSTRLNQTSTQPPTIGRGRVDNAVEYVVTKLDDVVNWARKGSLWPMTFGLACCAVEMMHAGAARYDLDRFGIVFRASPRQSDVMIVAGTLTNKMAPALRKVYDQMPEPRWVISMGSCANGGGYYHYSYSVVRGCDRIVPVDIYVPGCPPTAEALIYGILQLQKKVKRSKAIQMWYRK from the exons ATGGCGTCTAGAGCACTGTGGAGAAGAT CTTCGACTGCTCTATTGTGTCAGCGTATCAGTAGCCCAGTGCTGTCCTGTGTCTCCACTAGACTAAACCAAACCAGCACTCAG CCCCCGACGATTGGCAGGGGCCGTGTTGACAATGCAGTCGAGTATGTGGTCACTAAATTAGACGATGTAGTCAACTGGGCAAGAAAG GGGTCGTTGTGGCCGATGACCTTTGGACTGGCTTGCTGTGCAGTGGAGATGATGCATGCTGGAGCAGCAAG ATATGATTTAGACCGTTTTGGGATTGTGTTTCGAGCGAGTCCCCGCCAGTCTGATGTGATGATTGTAGCTGGGACACTCACTAACAAAATGGCACCCGCTCTACGGAAAGTCTATGACCAGATGCCAGAGCCAAGATGGGTCATCTCCATGGGAAG ttgtgcCAATGGTGGAGGCTATTACCACTACTCCTATTCtgtagtgagggggtgtgaTCGAATTGTTCCTGTCGATATCTACGTCCCTGGTTGCCCCCCAACAGCCGAGGCACTCATTTATGGGATATTACAACTACAGAAGAAAGTTAAACGCAGCAAAGCCATCCAGATGTGGTATAGAAAGTGA
- the LOC135338435 gene encoding uncharacterized protein LOC135338435 — MESLKDLPSYNKDNFSNFTQGFSKTAVKINHYLRVNTNDSSKKKPLEIVTDMESLLLRDLQREAKQRQRLKRWSQGSPSLAVKMSKTDDSSQSSDSSMSS, encoded by the exons ATGGAATCTCTCAAGGATTTGCCCAGTTACAATAAAGATAACTTCTCCAACTTCACCCAAGGATTTAGTAAG ACTGCAGTCAAGATTAATCATTATCTGAGGGTGAACACTAATGACAGCAGCAAGAAAAAACCTTTAG AGATAGTGACGGATATGGAGTCATTGCTACTCAGAGATTTGCAGAGAGAAGCAAAACAAAGA CAACGTCTCAAGCGCTGGTCTCAAGGATCCCCATCACTGGCTGTCAAGATGAGCAAAACTGATGACAGTAGTCAATCTAGTGACTCTAGTATGTCATCATGA